The Sphingopyxis fribergensis DNA segment GGGTTCGACGCCGAGGAACCGAGCGTGACCGGCGGCAATCCGATGCCGCTCGCGGCGCTGTTCCAGCGGCTGCTCGACCTTCCCGACCGCGCTGTTATGGACGTGATCGCCACTGTGATCGGCGAGACTTTGTTCGCGGGAAGCGCCGCAGTCGAGGCGGTGGGTCTTCATATCGGGCTCGATATGGCGACATAGTGGAGCGCCGACGACGCTTTCTTTGAAGGCCTTCGCGACCGCGAGGTGCTGACCGCGCTGGTCGCCGAGGTTGGCGGGGCCGAGGTTGCCGCCGCCAATGCCAAGGAGAAGGGCGCGACTTTGAAGGCCATCGTCCGCGACCATCTGCACGGCACTAATGGCCGGACCAAGGTCGAGGGCTGGGTGCCGAAATGGATAGCCTTCCCGCCCGCCGCCTACACGGCGCGCGGCGGGGTTGGGACCGTGACGGCGCATGGCGAACTGACTGTGCCGGAGGCCGAGGACCGGCCGCAGCGCGAAGCCGCGTGACGGCTGTGGGCGGCGGCGAGAGCCGCCGCCCATTCTATCCTGTAAAAATCGCGCGCCGCGCGCCCTGAGGGCGCACGGCGCGATGCCCCATCGGTCAAATAGTCGTGGCCGGACGGTAACGCAGGCGATAGGGCGTGGGTCGAAGAGGAGATGACCGATGGCCGAAGACACTCAGCATATGCTGCTCACGCTCACCGCCGATATTGTCGCGGCGCATGTCTCGAACAACGCCGTCGGCCTCGCCGATCTTCCCGACCTGATCGCGCGCGTTCATGGCGCGCTGGCGGGCCTGGGTTCGCCGGTCGCCGAGCCGGTCGAGGAGCAGAAACCGGCGGTCTCGATCCGAGCCTCGATCAAGCCCGACTACATCGTCTGTCTCGAGGACGGCAAGAAGCTCAAAATGATGCGCCGTCATTTGATGACCGCTTATGGCATGACGCCGGACGACTATCGCGCGAAGTGGAATCTGCCGAAAGACTATCCGATGGTCGCGCCGAACTATGCCGAAACCCGGCGAGCACTCGCCAAGTCGATCGGCCTCGGCACCAAGGGACGCGGCGGCGGCCGCAAGCCCGCAGTCAAGGCGCCTGTGCGGCGTGGTCGCGCAAAAGCGGGCGCCTGACGGGAACCCCTGTCTTACGGCGCCCCTAACCCGTCGGCGTCCGACAATCCTCGCATCGGTCTCGCGATAGCCGACCGCGCCAGCCTGTCTCATTTGCGGCTCGCGAACCCCTGCCCTTCACGGCCTCTTCGAAAGGCTTGATGACCGAAACCGGCTGCGCCTCTGCCGCTCCGGGCCGCAATGGCAGGTTCGCCTTTTTTCCCCTGCCGGCGGCAAGCGCCGTCATTCCTCGCGAAACAAAAAAGGGCGCCCCTTGCCGTCCTCCAGCTTCGCTTGCGGGCCTTCGGCTGCGGCCGCGGCAGTCCCGGTCATGTCCCAAGCCATCGAGGCCATGAAGGGCATGGTCTCGGAGCAAGGAAAGGACATCAACATGGCTACCATCGGAACTTTCAAGAAGACCGCCAACGGCGAATATGTCGGCGACATCGTGACACTCAGCGTTCAGGCCAAGGGGGTTCGCATCGTCCCCGATCAGAACCCGCCCAGCGAGAATGCGCCCACGCACCGGGTTTTCGTCGGCAGCGCCGAAGTTGGTGCCGCCTGGGCCAAACAGTCGAACGAGGGCCGCGCCTATCTCGGGATCAAGCTCGATGATCCGAGCTTCAGCGCTCCGATCTACGCGAACCTCTTCGACGATGAAGGCGGCGAGACTTTCAGCCTGATCTGGTCGCGTTCCAATCGCCGGACCGGCGACTGACCGACCAGCGAAAATCCCGTCCGGTGCGCCGGGCGGGCTTCTCCGAAAATCAGGCGGGGATCGTTTCCATCGCCTGCTTTGGTAGAGGGCGGCCCAATGCTTCGGCAAGAGGGCCGGTTACACGATCGGCCGCCAGCCGTGCCGGATCATGAGAGATATGAGCGTAGATCGCTGTGGAACGTGCATTCGCATGCCCGAGAAGCGATCCAACCATCAGCAGGGCCTCGCCCGCAGACGCGGCCGCGCTACCGAGAGTGTGGCGGAGAACGTGAGGCGTCACGCCGGGAAGCGCCGCCTTCTTGATTGCAGCCTGCCACACCGTCTTCGTGCCTTGGTAGAATCCGTCGCCACGCTCAGCCGGGAAGACATAGCCTTCGGCCTCTTCGGGTTTCAAAGCTTCGAGTAGCGCTATGGCTGCGGCGCCGAGCGGGCGGACGCTTCTGCCGGTTTTCGTGTCATCGAAAACGAGCAAGCCGCGATCAAAATCGACTTCCGGCCATTTCAGGCCGGCGATTTCGTTTCGGCGGCAGCCGGACAACGCCCAGAGCCGGGCAATATTCACTGCCTTGGCGTTTACGCCTTGGGCCTCCAACGCATTGAGAGCTTCGCCTAGCCGCTTCACCTCTTCTATAGAGAGAAAGCGCGTGCGCTTATTGTCCGTCTTTCGGACGCTTGCGTCTTCGACCGGATTATGGGTGACCCGTGTCTTCCTCTTATGCGTCTTTAGGAAGGAATAGACCGCGGACAGGTCGCGCACGACCTTCCGCGCGGCGCCTTCGCCGCCGCGGACGATAACGCGCTTACGCTTGCCGGTTTCGGGATCGACGATCCACTCGTCGCGCGCGGTCTTTCCGGCGCTCACATCTCGCACGAATGTGGTGATGTCGCCCTCGTCGATTTCGGTGATCCGCCTTTTGCCCAGCAGCCGGACGACGTGATGGCGCAGGCGGGCGAGAGTATAGTCCTTCGTCATGGGTTTCATCGGCTCGCCCTGCCGAACGCCGCGCTGCACGAAGCAGCCTTCCTGCTCGTAGAAATCGATAGCCTGCGCCACGGTCATTTCGGCGCGCTTCGTAATGCGCTCACCGCTGGGATCTTCGCCTAGGCGCACACGCGCCAGAGCAATTTCGGCGGCCTTGCGTGCGTCTGCAGCGGGCGTCTCGGGATAGGTTCCGATCGTATACCAGCGCACGGCGGCGGTCCGGCCGCCTTCGCCTACGCGATACTTCACTGCCCACGACTTCGCGCCAGCGGGGGTCACCCGCAGGGCGAACCCGGTCAGCTCGGAATCCCAGATGGTGTACCGCGCGGATTTCGGCTCAGCGACGTCCGCGACAGTCTTGGAAAGTTTGGTCTTCATGACCGAACTTATAGCATGATTCTGCCTTCTGGGCTACCACCGGGCTACCACCGAGCGAATATTCGTCGCTGTCTGCCGCTGGCCGTTTTTGCAAAAAATGGCGAAATACTGGGAGTTTAGAAGCCGACCGCAATCAACGGCAAACAGCCAAAAACGCATTTTTGCAACCTTGCCAAGGTTGGGGTCGAGGGTTCGAATCCCTTCGCCCGCTCCAGTTTTCCTAACAATTTCAGACACTTACGCCGAATGGCGGCGTAATACGCGTCGTTACGTGGGCTCGATTTTTGCCTCGCGTAATAAGGACGTAATATGATGGGAGCGAGCTGTCGGGTGCCTCTAGGGCAGGATCGGCGACGTTGTTCGCAGAGGTCCGAACATTCTTCCGCCGATCCGACACGCCTCACATGCTCTAATCTTTCTGCTGTTTGGCCTCTTGGCGGGCGTCGCGAAGGATTTCGATGCCGCCCTTGATCGCGATCAGCGCAGTCGCAAATCCAACCAGAAGGTCCGGCCAGTTCGTACCGAGCCACCAGACGAGGACACCCGCGATCAGGATGCCGCCGTTCGAGATGAAGTCGTTGTAGCTGAAGGTTGTCGCGGCTCTGAGGTTGACGTCCGGATCCTGAATGCGCTGCAAGAGCTTCAGACAAGCATAGTTCACCACCGCAGCGACGGCCGACATGATCATCATTGTCGGACCGATCGGTTCGCTGCCTTCGAAATAGCGCCGTCCTACATCGAACAGGACGCCGGCCGCGAAGACCAGCAGCATGACACCCGATGCCGTGGCAGCACGGGTTTTCCATTTCAGGCCGTGGCTGAGCGCAACGAGGCTCAAGGCATAGACCGCGGCGTCGGACAGATTGTCGAGCCCATTGGCGATGAGCGCGCTCGAATCGCCGAGCCCGCCGGTTACGAGGAAGGCGATCGCGATAGCCGAGTTCAGGACGAGAACGATCTGGAGCGTTCGCTTTTCGCGTTCGCTCCCGGATGCTTTTTCATTCATTGCA contains these protein-coding regions:
- a CDS encoding MucR family transcriptional regulator codes for the protein MAEDTQHMLLTLTADIVAAHVSNNAVGLADLPDLIARVHGALAGLGSPVAEPVEEQKPAVSIRASIKPDYIVCLEDGKKLKMMRRHLMTAYGMTPDDYRAKWNLPKDYPMVAPNYAETRRALAKSIGLGTKGRGGGRKPAVKAPVRRGRAKAGA
- a CDS encoding DUF736 domain-containing protein; its protein translation is MATIGTFKKTANGEYVGDIVTLSVQAKGVRIVPDQNPPSENAPTHRVFVGSAEVGAAWAKQSNEGRAYLGIKLDDPSFSAPIYANLFDDEGGETFSLIWSRSNRRTGD
- a CDS encoding site-specific integrase codes for the protein MKTKLSKTVADVAEPKSARYTIWDSELTGFALRVTPAGAKSWAVKYRVGEGGRTAAVRWYTIGTYPETPAADARKAAEIALARVRLGEDPSGERITKRAEMTVAQAIDFYEQEGCFVQRGVRQGEPMKPMTKDYTLARLRHHVVRLLGKRRITEIDEGDITTFVRDVSAGKTARDEWIVDPETGKRKRVIVRGGEGAARKVVRDLSAVYSFLKTHKRKTRVTHNPVEDASVRKTDNKRTRFLSIEEVKRLGEALNALEAQGVNAKAVNIARLWALSGCRRNEIAGLKWPEVDFDRGLLVFDDTKTGRSVRPLGAAAIALLEALKPEEAEGYVFPAERGDGFYQGTKTVWQAAIKKAALPGVTPHVLRHTLGSAAASAGEALLMVGSLLGHANARSTAIYAHISHDPARLAADRVTGPLAEALGRPLPKQAMETIPA
- a CDS encoding cation transporter; protein product: MNEKASGSEREKRTLQIVLVLNSAIAIAFLVTGGLGDSSALIANGLDNLSDAAVYALSLVALSHGLKWKTRAATASGVMLLVFAAGVLFDVGRRYFEGSEPIGPTMMIMSAVAAVVNYACLKLLQRIQDPDVNLRAATTFSYNDFISNGGILIAGVLVWWLGTNWPDLLVGFATALIAIKGGIEILRDARQEAKQQKD